The DNA region tggatggTGTAAAAAATGGGCCAAAATGCCCCAATGGTAAGTTGAAGGGCATtagaagagaggggtattttgggaatatagaaacttaagggctaagctacctctctaggcctataaatagaggggtgggGATATGTAGGAGGTTTGGgctagccatttgagagttgcaagctagggttttagaagggTGAGAGGACAATTTAGCCtatatattaggtgagagcttttgtgagagaattACTTTTGTAATCTACCGAAAAGAGGAATGTCCTCTGCAAGTAATGAAAATCATGTTGCTCTTTATGCTTGAATTCATCTATTCTAGTTTCCCTTAATTGGCTCCCTTTCTTTGTTTGCAAGTTCTTTAGTTTTGGTTGTCTATTTCGTTCTGGTTTGAGGGCTGAAATTTTTCACCTtatggaagttgttcttcttattgctggaggcataaaattcacttTTAGAATGGTCTTGAATCTCCATTGCCCCTAGATCTaacaacttgaagaatttcttcatcCAATGACTTGATTCTTGGTTCTAAGTGGGTCTTCCTCAAATTGAAATCTTTTTATGGCGATGACTTGTAGAATGAGTTTTAAcggaacctagggttcatatacCTTCATCAGAGCCGTGTGTTCATCAGGAGTGTTTCCTTATGTTTTGTCTCTCTTGGTTTCTTGCTTCCACTCTTTACTTTGAGGCGTATTGGGTGATTaaataggaaaaggccatcCGTTTCGAAAGAAAAttgtgaggcacctattcacccccctctagtcatcattctTAGTCTTTCAAAACGTTCAACAATCTGCGCAAGAATCGAGTTatgctgaacccagagaagtgtgCATTTGGAGTTAACACAGGGAAATTACTCGAATATCTAGTGTCTTATAGGGGAATAGAAGTTAATCCCTAGAATatcaaagctattgaagagatgcaacctcCTAAGTCAGTCCGAGAAGTTCAAACACTAATCAGATCCATGGCTGCCCTTAGTTGATTTATTTCTCGGCTTGGAGATCaaggacttcccttcttcaagttgttaaGACAACATGAAAAATTTGAATGGTTAAAAGAAGCAGACGAGGCATTCAATAATTTGAAGAGGTATCCTTccccccttgtgctagcccttGGGAGTCTTTTCTACGACAATCCGAGATCGGTCTCGATTTGATCGATGTCAGGAGGTTTCCCGATTAGATCTATGGTGGTAGAAGAAACTTCTTCAAAAGCCCCCAAGTGTCTTCACCGGTTGTAGATGAACTAACACAAGTCGTTGATAGGATGACCTTTAGCTGGTGAGGTACGATGGCGATTGTTTGCCCGATTACCATCCTGGGAAACCTTGTCCCTAGGGTTACACCTCTCCAGGTCAGATACATCTCGTGATGAAGGATTTCCTGGTCTACCTCGGTTAGCACTATTTCTAGCCAGGGCTAGATAAGAGTTCTTGGCCTGGAGCATGATCTCCTCTGGACTCTTCCTTcttattcttggagatagaccTTCTTAGTTACGGAATACCAGCaagtagttttctttcttccaggAATCCCCttccagagataaagatatgcacCAAGGATTACGAGACATCATGAGATACCCAATAATGATAACTaaccattattcatcgtcaagtaCCATGTAGATTGGCACATAGTCTGCACCCAGTACCAAATCCAATATTATTTGTATTGCCTGGGTCACTCTATGCGCCACTACTAAGCAACAAGTTACAATTCACAATTCAGTATATTCCACGATATCTAGTGTATCACGTGAACATGTAATTGAACCAGAAATTTCAGAAACAAAACAACCCTAAGAAAAGAAATGTGGGGGCAACACTCACTGCTCGGCTCCATGGGCAACCACAATGACGACCTAAGGCTCGAACCCCCACTACGCACGGTGGTGGAACCGATTTCACGAGCGAGCCATCCAATCAGGAGTGTGTCGTGGTGAGCCATCCAATCTAGAGTGTGTTGCGGTGTCGTCGCCCCTCCCACAATAAGTTAGGAAGTTTGACTCCTAACAGCCGCAAGTCCCCTCGGTGGCAATGCTGGACCGAGCACTAGAACTAGCCTGAAGTGGCACTAGACTGACGGGATGGCTGCGCTAGACTAAGAGAGGGTAGAGAGGGATGGACAGAGTGCAAGGATGACCGAGTCTTACCTGCGTgggttaattaattttttgtcACTCTACCGGATGACAACTTTCCAAATGACACCCACTCGAGCTGTTATTTCAAAATGGCACCTGATCCCCACAAAAACTCTCATTTTCCATTTCGAGCTACTTTCCACCGCCACCtcgcattttttattttttttcgcCCCATGTTGGCATGGAATCGAATGTGAAATGTACTTTCTACCCTCATGCTCAATCTAGCCTTTTGTTCGCCCATCCTGACTAGGTTCGAccgcaaggaagaagatgaacacagggaggggaggcggcacAACTGACGAGAGAGCAAGGAAACCGAGAGTGATCTGGTCGTGATGGCCCGATCATCAAAGCCGGAGGTGGGCGCATGCAGCGGCTACTACACCGCAACGTGCACCTTCCACCACAAGCACTCATACGTCCTTCTCCTCACTGACCTGGACCTCAATGTCATCATGTTCCTCGTCGACCGCCGCCACTTAGGCATCGTCACTCTCGTCGGTGCCGCCACTGGCTGCCGGATCACCTTCACTAAGCTCTGGTGCATGGTGGCAAGGGCAGCCTCCGCGCTCGCGGCACCACCCCTGTCCCTCCGCAAGTGCCATGTCGCATTTATCCTCTCCCCCAACTCTGTTCACTTTTCTTGTCGTTGCGTTGGCGTCCATGTCCCTCGATGTCATGCTCACCATCGCAAACCCACTCAACACCCTTGCTGAGATCACTAGGCATGTCGTTGATGCGCATCCCATTATCTCCTTCACCACCTGTGAACTGCTGCCCAAGTTTTGCTTGTAGATGGCCTCTGCCTCGTGCTCCAGGAGTCCACACACATCCCCGCCGATGCCATCAACCCATGCGTTGCCACCACCATTGTGAAGATCTCCACGATGACACCCAACCTCACACGTCATAGGGACCATGTCACGCAGGGCGACCCGGCCATGCTGCTCTACTCATCGGGGACCACGAGGCTCAGCAAGGGCGTCATCGCCACACACCACAGTCTCATCTCCATGATTCAGATATGCTGGAGCGAGCACGAGGGTAGAAAAATGGCATTTCACATTCGATTCCACCTTAGCACAGGTCGAAAAACATTAGAAATGCCATGTGACAGATGAAAGTAGCTTAAAATGTCAAACTAGAGTTTTTTCTAGACCGGATTTTGGATTAGCGACTTGGTAGATGTCCTTTGAGAAGTTGTCATTAAATAGATTAAAAGAATAATTAACGTGACCCGCGCCTACTTGGTCGATCCTAACCAAAGGCCAAGGACAGTTTGAGTACTCTAGCTGCCAGCCAggtgaaaagaaaaggaaaataaggAAAAAGGGATAATGGCATGTAACGATATAATATACCGGAAGGCGCGTGGATCAGTTGTACATGTGAGGCACGCAGATAGAGTGTTAAAGAGCATTTTTAAGAGcctttttatttggctttttaTCTCTAAATTTAGAGATCTATGAGTTAAAATCattctccaacagactctatatctacctttttatttttaccTACCCTACCTTCCGCTCTCTACATTTAGGGTGGAAGAATCAACTCCCTATCTTTTATATCGGTCCCATGCCCGTCTTCCTGTGCCAGTACACCTGCCAGCCGTCCCGCGCCGTGGAGAGAAGCGCAGATCGATCTTGGACTGGGGAAAGCGGTTGTGGGTCATCAAGGGGGCGCATAGGGCTTGGTCAGGCCAGATCCGCCTGGTACATAGAGGGTGACGGTGGCTGTTTTGGTCGATGGGCTCCGGCGTGGCGCGACGGTGCAGCAGAGCAACGCAGCTGTGCGCCGGCGCGGTGGCGGTGTCAATCAAGTGACGACAACACGATGCCGCTTTGGGGTAGCACGCAGAGGGGGCGATGCAGCTTTAGGCAGGGGTAGCGTGGCTTCAGGCCACACGGAGAAGGATGACGAGGTCAGCATATGGATCGACAAAGACAAGGGCTTTGAGCCGTGTTCTTTCTATTCTGTGATGCGATGGCCTTCGTGACTCGCCTGTATCCGAACTTTATGCAGGTTGTTGTCACCGTCGAGCCACAGAGCAGATCAGTCGGCTATTATAGTTGTCTGAGAAACTGAAGCCATAAAGTGAGAAACTAAaacggaggaggaagaagatgaatatGTACTATAGCACATGGGTCACATTGGCTAGTTGTAACCTAGGTGTAAAAGTAAATACCAACATGTTAGAGTATATTGAGCAATAAAGAGAAAGTAGACAATAATAAAATTTAAGTTGAAAAATATAATTTCGTATATAAGATTATAAGAGGTGAGTTTTAAGAGTCTACTGTAAACCGAAAATTCCCATCCGCAGCAGGTGTTACTGTAAACGCCTAGCCCTCATCTTCCCCCGTCCCGTTCGAATCCTCTCCTCTGCGATACACGGAGCGCGCCGCCCCGGGGCCCTTCTTCTGGATACCGTCCGGCCGCCGCCCCTCGCCATCCTCATCGCCGTTTTCCTCGTCACCCTCCCGCCTCCATCATCCTCGTCGGCCGATTACCCTGTACGTCAAGAAGCTGCAATCTCGTATGTGTTAGGGAAGACTGCCGTGAAATTCGTTTTGTCTACCAGATTGAAACTCCGTTCTCCCAGACGGCAACCTAGTGGAAGGTGAAATCGACGCGGATTCGCGGCAAGAGCCGCGTGGGCCTTCTATTTTCTACACCGATCCGGAGAAGGTTTCGGCTTCGATTCGAGTTCGGGTGACTGCCCGATATATTCCCTCGTGCTCGCGAGTCGCGTCTGCCCCGGTGCGATTTGCAGTAGAAGTCGCCGTTCTTTGTTGCCGTCTAGTATGATTGGCCGTCTTTCTTGTTCACAGGCTTTAGATGTAAAAATAGCCTCATCTAGGTGTTAGATTTTGGGTTTATTTCTTGGTTTGCTGAGATCAAGTGAAGAACTTGGATGTTAGTTCCTGTCCTACTTGTTTGTTCTAATCTTATTGAATGGTTTGTACGCTTCTATGATATTTtaaagaaataataaaaaaggaaagaagaaattTATTAGAGAAACTGAGAAAAGATAGAATTTTGAGTTGTAAAAGATAAAGAAGTGAGGAAAATTGCAATTTTCTGAGCTATCTAATAAGGGAGCGGAGTTTTGCTGAAAGGCAGAGCGTCCATGCAGAAGAGCAATAGTAACAATGGTTACCTTGGTGTCACTGAGCCCATCTCATTGAGCGGGCCGACAGAGATGGACATTGTCCGCACAAAGGAGGTTGAAAAGGTGAGAGTTTGAGCGCACTGATGTCTGGTTCCATCAACTGTGCATCATGTTTAATgatctgtgcttttggttttgaTCAGTGTCTTGCTGATGCGGGCCTGTATGAAAGCCAAGAGGAAGCTGTCCTACGAGAAGAGGTTTTAGGAAAGCTGGACCAGGTTGAGCATTTATTCTTGCCTTGTTCTCTTTGAGAAAACTTTCTGTTGGAGGTGCGTAGAAGTTAGCAATGATTTACTGTTTTTCTTGCAGATTGTGAAGGCTTGGATTAAAAAGGCCACTAGATCTGGTGGTTATGGCGAGCAATTTGTGCAAGAAGCAAATGCAAAGATCTTTACTTTTGGCTCATACAGACTAGGGGTACTCCACATCCACTATTTCTTGTACAGTTTCATTAGCCTGTAAAGAATTTGTTTAATAGCTTTAGAAAAAGATTCTGTAGTGTTAATTTTCAGATGTCAAAGCCAATAATTTATGAACCAATACTAACATGCTTTGATGCTGTGTACTAATGTATTACTATTGTTTTGGTCTGTTGGCTCTAGTTTTCATATAACACGATGGAAGTGCATAAGTCTGTAAATGCTCTGTTATCAATTGTTTCTTTCTTGAGTAGATGATGGAATTGCATAAGCCTTTAAATGTGGCTCTTCAATGGATATTATCTTTTACTGCATTTATGCTCTGCATATATCTGAAGGTTTCAATTAGCTGTACTTGCCATTCCTTGTGTGCATTCAGTTTTACTGTTTCCTTATCCATTCTACTCTTGACATGTCTCCCAGGTGCATGGTCCTGGTGCTGATATCGATACACTATGTGTTGGACCAAAGCATGCAACTCGAAATGTATGGGTATCTCCTGTTGAATTTTCATGATTGCATCGTTTGTTTTGTCAATTGTCTATCTGTTTTCCCAGGTACATGGTCCTGGTGTCGATATTGATACTATCAGTTTTTTGTTTCAGGAATACTTTTTCCAGGTGCTCCATGATATGCTATCTGAGATGCCAGAGGTTTCAGAGTTACATCCGGTGCCAGATGCTCATGTGCCTGTTATGAAATTCAAACTTTGTAGGGTTTCTATTGACCTTCTATATGCTAACCTCACGCATGTGGTGATTCCTGAGGTAACTTCATTTTACCTGTTCCTCTAATTGCATGCTATATTAACATTTCTTACGCAGATATCATTAGTCTTTGTATCTTACCGTGAAGGATGATTAAAATTCTGCAAGATTTAGTTTTCATACCTTTTTTATTGGCTATTGGATAATTCTTTTATATGCATTCCTAATAGTGCTACATATTTCCGTTGCAGGACTTGGATCTTTCACAAGACTCTATATTGTACAACGTTGATGAACAAACTGTCCGCAGTTTAAATGGATGTCGGGTTACTGATCAAATTTTACGATTGGTTCCAAATATTCCGGTTTGTACCTTTTGAAGTTtctatattttgaaaaaaacgATGCTTAATATTCTTCTAGTGGATATGACACGAGGATCATTATCCAGTTACTAAATTGTCAGCAACACATTTTGTTTTGCCAAATCCAGAATTTCCGTACAACCTTGAGATTCATGAGGTTTTGGGCAAAGTGCCGTGGAGTCTACTCAAATGTATGCTTTCTTTTACGTTTTCTTTATGCGATATTATGTTCCATGCTATGCATATACATGTATGCATTTCTGTAGCATGAAATGTCCCCAAGATATATTTTAAATGTTATCCGTGTGTAATGCTTTTCCAGGTTATAGGATTTCTTGGTGGTATAAACTGGGCACTTCTAGTTGCTCGTATATGTCAATTGTACCCAAATGCAGGACCAAGCATGTTGATACCTCGGTTTTTCAAACTCTACAGCCAGTGGAAGTGGCCCAGTCCTGTTATGCTTTGCCACATTGTAGAGGGATCCCTTGGccttcctgtgtgggatcccaGGAGAAATTTTAGAGACAGGGGTCATCACATGCCTATAATTACACCTGCTTACCCCTGTATGAATTCTAGCTACAATGTATCTATCAGTACTAGGCATGTGATGGTCCAAGAATTTACACGAGCATATGAGATCTGTCAGGTACACTTCATCTCAACCAGCAGTTCTTTCCATTAGTAGACTGCAGCTGGTGGTGAAGAATACATAATTTAAGACCCATAAGTGAGATTTTTCTGTCTGATCTTTAATTGCATTAGAATCAGTATATtgataggatattcatctttagttTGTATTTCTGAAGTGCAAACGGATAACTCTTTAGGAAACATTGCTTTTTGTATATGATGAAGCATTTGAAACACCTGTTATAGAACCCCAGTACTAGCTTAGTGGTGATCTAATGATAACTATTGTAAAACCACTTTATCTTCCTCAATGTACAGAGTGCTTGTATAACAGAAATGAAAGTACAATGTATGTAAAGTTCTTGAATCTTGATATGATGTGACTTGTTATCATGTGTATGCACATAGTAGTGCTTTGGAGGCAGCTATAACTCCAGCGTCAATATCATTCACTGCAATCTGTATAGaacattgtaatttttttagtcttgtcatcatttttttagggaaatacAGTAGGGGCTTTCCCTACTGTGGTATTTGATATTTATAAATAAAGAAAGCAGTAGCAATTACATCAGGGAAGAAGCCCCTACTGTGAGTCTTGTCATCATTTTTAGCATCCAAGTGCACGCAACTTGCTTCTTTGCAATATTTAATGGATGTTCTTTAATCTTTTCCTTGTAATCAACTGCATTTTTTATTTACTATTCGTGCTATTTCCACAGAATCTCAATAGGCAAAAATATAGTTGTCCAACTCTTTCAATACATGTTATGTCAATACAATTTCTGTATATGTTATGGCAAAAATACAGTGCATTTAGAGTTTGCACTTATTGTCAATTCAATGGCTTGCTGTAGGCAATAGATGACAGCAAAGCAGGCTGGGATGCTTTATTCGAGCTGTATCCATTTTTTGAATCTTATAGGAATTATCTGAAGGTTGAGGTTACAGCAAGAAATGAAGATGACCTCAGGAATTGGAAGGGCTGGGTAGAATCAAGGCTTCGTACCCTTGTGTTGAAGGTGATGGATATATGCCTTCATTCTTTGAGAAATTGGGTCCTGTTCTAATGCTCATGTTTTGTCCTTATCCAGATTGAGCGGTATACACGTGAGATGCTTCTCTCACATCCTAATCCTAGAGATTTTGTGGACAGCTCTAGGCCAATGCATTGTTTCTACTTTATGGGTCTCTGGAGAAAACAAATCACCCAAGCTCAAGAAGCCGAGCAATTTGACATCAGAGCAATTGTGAATGACTTCAAGAGCTCTATTCACGCTTATCAATATTGGAAAGAAGGAATGGCAATTGAAGTTTCACATTTAAGAAGAAAAGATATTCCGATGTTTGTTTTCCCCTGTGGTGTGCGTCCTTCTCGTCCTTCTAGAACAGTTGGCAAGGAGGCTCGTACAGTTTCAAGAAATAATGTTTCAGCTGATGCTCAAACAGGATATCTCTCAAGTGATGCTCAGCGTGCTCCAAGCAGTGAGATGAAGCAACTCGCTTCAGATCCTTCTACCGTCTATCATTCTCTGGGAAGAACTATTGTCTCTAGTTTACCCAGTGAAAAAACTGTCCATGATTTCAATGGTTACGCCAATATCGCTACAGAATCTGGTGAGGGTGAACATCTGGGGAACTATAAAGATAATACATTGGTTCCTCAGAACCATGTTTCTCTTTATGGTGTCAAGACACCTCAGACTATGGTGCCTAACTCAACCAATGTTTTTCATAGTCCAACAAATGGGTTGGACTCTAGTTTAGATAACTCCTGTGAAGAACCTGCAGCAATTGCTTTAAACAAACATACCAATTTCACTTCAGCTGTACTAGCAGTTCCTGATGAACTCGGTGAGCTGGTATCTCATCAAGTGAAGGTAGATCTACAAGGTCTCAATCCTGTGGCTCAAAGATTTTCAATGGATGGTGCTGCTGGAAGTACTGCGGTGCACATAGGAACTGTGGATACCCATGGGAGTAATAATCTAAAGCGTAAAGCTAATGAAGAGTTTGAGGTCTCTCTTCTCCCTTATCTGAATGCATTTTACTTCTGTAGGATCCTGTTTTATATTTGCCTTCACTCAGCTGACTGAGTGGCcttttattaaatgtttctTACCCTTGGTTTTATTAGTTACTCTGATTTTGCTCCTTCGCATGATTGGACAAATTATGAAAGCCTTTATGCTTTGTTTTTGCCTTTATTGCGTAGATTAGATTCCAAATGTAGAACCGAGGTCTAGTTTCAGCTAGGTTATACATTTCATTCATTTGACTCTTCCAGTTTTGCAGCTTAGTGCAGTATTCTTAGTGAAAATTAcaaatactattttttatattttatcttACATTAATTATACACTGTCATTTTGACATCTGTCATATTTAAGTGAACGATAATAAACCATTATGAATATGTCGTcaaaacatatatttataataacagttatcaaggAAAGTAAAGCAACACCTTCATTAGTAAGACTGCTGGTATATCTTCTCGTTTAATTGCGACGTtcaatattttaaattatgTGAAGTTATAGTTTTCTAGAAGAGTTAATGATGGTTCCTGGAATTTCAGTAAGGAGCAGAATTTAGAAACTGCTTGATTTTATTATAAAGATAGAGAATTAGAAATcttagagatttttttttattgatttgctCATGAAACATATGTGTACCATAAACTGTTGGAAGTTTAAATGTATCTGTAGCTTTAAAGATTATTATTTCTCTGTGATGAATGATTGTCTAGTTGAGATGCGTTGCAATGTATGTCACATATGCCACATGTGCACCTGGCTAGTAAAATTCAAAATAGGGATTCCATTTTGAAACTTCTGTTTCTTGGTCTTATCTAGAAGGAACAGCCATGCCAGTCCTTTTCTGAATTTGAATTTTTCctagatttgagttaggaattcaCAGGCAGCGATTGGTCTGAATATTATGCTGTGGAAGTGGAACTCATTTTATGAAACCTTTGTCATAAGATGTGGAACCACCATCATTTGGATGTTGCTAAGTTTTCCTTGTTTAGAATAACCTGAGGACAGGAAGTGGATGCAGCAATTTAACCATGGTCTCTTGTAGTCCTGTGCACTTTTCATTGAGTTTTGCTCTGTTTTGGGAAATTTGTGTTTTTTCCCTCCAAATGCTATGTTGCATCAATTGTCGTATCAGATTATTTGAATGAACTTATTTAATACAAGTAAAAGAAAGGTTTTTTTACTTATCCATCAATTGTAGTATCAGATTGTATTTTTTAcagttttttaaataaaaatatgtatattgCAATTGCTTTGACCGTTCCATTACATTAAATTTGTCATGTGTAACTTCTATGATTGTTAGCCATGTTTGGACAATGGTGCtaattttgttctttttctgGGGGAACAGCCGCTTGAGCTTGCTGCCCCATTAGTTCGTGCCCCTGCACCAACATCGACTACTCAGAGGAAGCCCCTTAGGTACTTATTGTACTGTCTAAATCCATTTGCATGTTTAAGATATAGTGTCATAAATTTTTTTGGCATGAACATCACTTCTGGTTCAGTTCCTACTGACCGAATGATACTGTTCTGagaaaattttcatttttttcgaAGGCTTAGATTGTCGACTGTGGCGGTACCAAAGCATCCTGAAGGAACTTAATGAATCCAATTGCCTCGAGCTTAGTGTAAAAGTTGGCGGAAAAGGCACTGGAATGTCAGCCAGAGCCATGTAAACTAAATTTACCAAAGTTAATGTGAAATTCAAAGCTTGTCGAACTTGTCCTGCTTTgccttttgctttctttctatTTTCAAGGTTGTCCTCGGCGGATGGATCTTTACTTCTTTAGGGCCCTTACGAGTGATGACTAAGTGTACTTGTCACTAACAAATTACGCGCAACGTCTGGCAACAGATCTGGAAGATGAAAAATTGAGCCTTGTCAATGCTCGCTGTCATGTTGGAATCATCCTTGCTCCCTCAGCGATGCTTGATGTGACGGAGATTGAGGGATGGAACCTGTGGCGACGGATAAACAGCGGAACACTCCGTCGGAGCAAAGATGGTCAGGTCGACACCTAGCTCGCCGGTAGTTGCTGTTGGTATAGATGGTTAGGAAATTAGACATTAGTAGAAGTACCAGATTAATTTACTAAGATGATGTATATAATCATATATGATATTAGAGATATGATATTTATTAATAAGGTTTAGTAAATCTACATCATAAGACATGACTATAAACTTTTCTTAACTAGCAACATTGGCTGCTTCCTAAGGCTCCGATAAAACCACTACTCCCCTACAAACTTGTCGTTATGTCATTATGCTTATAAACAGCAATCCTCTCTTATATTTATGAGATGTCTGGTTACAATAATTCTACTAGGATTTCACCTAGCATCCTACTAGGATTCTG from Phragmites australis chromosome 8, lpPhrAust1.1, whole genome shotgun sequence includes:
- the LOC133926714 gene encoding nuclear poly(A) polymerase 1-like; the encoded protein is MQKSNSNNGYLGVTEPISLSGPTEMDIVRTKEVEKCLADAGLYESQEEAVLREEVLGKLDQIVKAWIKKATRSGGYGEQFVQEANAKIFTFGSYRLGVHGPGADIDTLCVGPKHATRNEYFFQVLHDMLSEMPEVSELHPVPDAHVPVMKFKLCRVSIDLLYANLTHVVIPEDLDLSQDSILYNVDEQTVRSLNGCRVTDQILRLVPNIPNFRTTLRFMRFWAKCRGVYSNVIGFLGGINWALLVARICQLYPNAGPSMLIPRFFKLYSQWKWPSPVMLCHIVEGSLGLPVWDPRRNFRDRGHHMPIITPAYPCMNSSYNVSISTRHVMVQEFTRAYEICQAIDDSKAGWDALFELYPFFESYRNYLKVEVTARNEDDLRNWKGWVESRLRTLVLKIERYTREMLLSHPNPRDFVDSSRPMHCFYFMGLWRKQITQAQEAEQFDIRAIVNDFKSSIHAYQYWKEGMAIEVSHLRRKDIPMFVFPCGVRPSRPSRTVGKEARTVSRNNVSADAQTGYLSSDAQRAPSSEMKQLASDPSTVYHSLGRTIVSSLPSEKTVHDFNGYANIATESGEGEHLGNYKDNTLVPQNHVSLYGVKTPQTMVPNSTNVFHSPTNGLDSSLDNSCEEPAAIALNKHTNFTSAVLAVPDELGELVSHQVKVDLQGLNPVAQRFSMDGAAGSTAVHIGTVDTHGSNNLKRKANEEFEPLELAAPLVRAPAPTSTTQRKPLRLRLSTVAVPKHPEGT